In Acidovorax sp. 106, the following proteins share a genomic window:
- the ispG gene encoding flavodoxin-dependent (E)-4-hydroxy-3-methylbut-2-enyl-diphosphate synthase, with product MSNFTNVSGPIPLVSPAVRKSRQARVVWGDRVVTVGGGALVRVQSMTNTDTVDAIGTAIQVKELAQAGSEFVRITVNTPEAAAAVPYIREQLDRMGENVPLVGDFHYNGHTLLTQFPACAEALSKYRINPGNVGKGEKRDRQFGQMIEAAMRWNKPIRIGVNWGSLDQELLASLMDVNSRRSQPWDARQVMYEALISSAIESAHRAEEMGMDGNQIILSCKVSGVQDLIGVYRELARRCDYALHLGLTEAGMGTKGTVASAAALSVLLQEGIGDTIRVSLTPQPGESRNQEVVVASEILQALGLRVFVPSVTACPGCGRTTSTTFQELAKQIDDFLRSQMPVWRVKYPGVEGLRVAVMGCIVNGPGESKHADIGISLPGTGESPAAPVFIDGEKALTLRGENIAAEFHQIVESYIERRFGGVGAA from the coding sequence GTGAGCAACTTCACAAACGTTTCTGGCCCCATTCCGTTGGTATCTCCTGCGGTGCGTAAATCTCGCCAAGCGCGAGTTGTTTGGGGTGATCGTGTCGTCACGGTGGGTGGTGGCGCTTTGGTACGCGTCCAGTCGATGACCAACACTGATACCGTCGACGCTATCGGCACCGCGATTCAAGTCAAAGAGCTTGCCCAGGCTGGCTCTGAGTTTGTACGTATCACGGTCAACACGCCCGAAGCCGCAGCGGCCGTTCCGTACATTCGTGAGCAACTGGATCGTATGGGTGAGAACGTTCCGCTTGTTGGTGATTTTCACTACAACGGGCACACACTCCTCACGCAGTTTCCTGCTTGCGCAGAGGCTTTGTCTAAGTACCGGATCAACCCTGGAAATGTAGGCAAGGGTGAGAAGCGTGATCGCCAGTTTGGTCAGATGATTGAAGCTGCGATGCGTTGGAATAAGCCTATTCGCATCGGCGTCAACTGGGGGAGTCTGGATCAGGAGCTACTGGCGAGTTTGATGGATGTGAATAGCCGCCGTAGCCAGCCTTGGGATGCCCGTCAAGTTATGTACGAGGCGCTCATTTCCTCGGCCATTGAATCTGCGCACCGCGCAGAGGAAATGGGGATGGACGGCAACCAGATCATTTTGTCGTGCAAGGTGAGCGGTGTGCAGGACCTCATCGGTGTGTACCGTGAGTTGGCTCGCCGGTGTGACTACGCATTGCACCTGGGGCTGACAGAGGCAGGTATGGGAACCAAAGGCACTGTGGCGTCTGCTGCAGCTCTTTCGGTGCTTTTGCAAGAAGGGATAGGCGACACGATTCGCGTGTCCCTGACGCCCCAGCCTGGTGAGTCTCGGAATCAGGAAGTCGTGGTTGCTTCCGAGATTTTGCAGGCCCTGGGTTTGCGCGTATTTGTCCCTAGTGTGACGGCTTGCCCTGGCTGTGGGAGAACCACCAGCACGACCTTTCAAGAGCTTGCCAAGCAGATTGATGACTTCTTGCGCTCACAGATGCCGGTGTGGCGTGTCAAGTACCCCGGCGTTGAGGGACTGCGTGTAGCTGTCATGGGCTGCATCGTGAATGGGCCTGGGGAGAGCAAGCACGCGGATATCGGTATCAGTTTGCCTGGCACGGGTGAGTCGCCTGCGGCCCCTGTGTTTATCGATGGAGAAAAGGCCCTGACTTTGCGTGGCGAGAACATTGCCGCCGAATTCCACCAGATCGTTGAAAGCTACATTGAACGCCGATTCGGCGGCGTGGGTGCTGCCTAG
- a CDS encoding RodZ domain-containing protein — translation MSESTVALASAQDGATQPTAGEILRSAREAAGVHIEALAVALKVPVSKLEALESNRLELLPDTVFMRALASSVCRTLKLDPAQVLSLLPQSKNPRLIPERSDINTPVKSVAGKTFVSNGGSRHSSWLMFGVFVLLIGAAAVFYWPAGFQPWNSRPLSLVGSAAVPTSGQEASASKTEEIVAVVQPPVAAEPAPAASSTAALVPVAPSPAVAQPASAALPAIADTSAALLMLRARGDSWVQVRDATGRVVFEKKLASGDAAPVSGVLPLSVVVGRADVTDVFVRGKPLELNAVSRENVARFEVK, via the coding sequence ATGAGTGAGTCCACGGTTGCCCTGGCATCGGCTCAAGACGGTGCAACTCAGCCCACTGCGGGTGAAATTTTGCGCAGTGCCCGTGAAGCTGCGGGTGTCCACATTGAGGCGTTGGCAGTGGCTCTGAAGGTGCCTGTCAGTAAGCTGGAAGCGTTGGAGTCCAATCGGCTTGAGTTGCTCCCCGATACCGTATTTATGCGGGCTTTGGCTTCCAGTGTATGCCGGACACTCAAGCTGGATCCTGCGCAAGTCTTGTCTCTTCTGCCTCAGTCAAAAAATCCGCGCTTGATTCCTGAGCGATCCGATATCAACACACCCGTGAAAAGTGTGGCAGGCAAGACTTTTGTTTCCAACGGTGGTTCGAGGCATTCGTCGTGGTTGATGTTCGGTGTGTTCGTGCTTTTGATTGGAGCTGCTGCCGTTTTTTATTGGCCTGCTGGCTTTCAGCCTTGGAATTCCAGACCACTCTCCTTGGTGGGGAGCGCAGCTGTTCCCACCTCGGGCCAAGAGGCGTCGGCTTCAAAGACTGAGGAGATCGTTGCCGTTGTTCAGCCGCCGGTGGCTGCAGAGCCAGCGCCTGCTGCCAGCAGTACGGCTGCCTTAGTGCCCGTAGCCCCTTCTCCTGCCGTCGCTCAACCCGCTTCTGCTGCGTTGCCTGCGATCGCTGATACGTCTGCTGCATTGTTGATGTTGCGCGCGCGTGGGGACTCTTGGGTTCAAGTGCGTGATGCAACAGGGCGCGTGGTTTTCGAGAAAAAGTTAGCGTCAGGCGACGCCGCACCAGTGTCGGGGGTTTTGCCCTTGAGCGTGGTTGTGGGGCGTGCCGATGTGACCGACGTCTTTGTTCGTGGCAAGCCCCTGGAGCTGAATGCTGTGTCGCGTGAGAACGTCGCGCGCTTCGAGGTGAAATAG
- the pilW gene encoding type IV pilus biogenesis/stability protein PilW, translating to MVRLVGRIRIYCRGALWVLGVASTGFLLPGCATNGGVQASDTNSSVVTPSDESEVRRRARIRLELAAKYFENGQASVALDEVKQALATDPTYVDALNMRGLIYMQLNDVAQAEDSFRRAISMRSTDSNLLHNYGWLLCQQRKYAEADQQFDRALANPAYVARSKTLMGKGLCQSSSGKLEDAEQSLLKSYQLDAANPVVSYHLASLLFRRQELTRAQFYIRRLNNSGMANSESLWLGIKVEKALGDNVAMLQLADQLRKRFPESAEMGAYQRGAFNE from the coding sequence ATGGTGAGATTGGTTGGGCGTATTCGAATCTATTGCCGTGGGGCGCTTTGGGTATTGGGTGTAGCAAGCACGGGTTTTCTGCTTCCTGGTTGCGCGACAAATGGTGGTGTGCAGGCCTCTGACACCAATTCCAGTGTGGTGACGCCTTCTGACGAGTCAGAGGTGCGTCGGCGTGCCCGCATCCGGCTTGAGTTGGCGGCCAAGTATTTTGAGAACGGACAGGCCAGCGTCGCGTTGGATGAGGTCAAGCAGGCACTCGCAACCGATCCCACCTATGTAGATGCCCTCAATATGCGTGGGTTGATTTACATGCAGTTGAATGATGTAGCCCAAGCGGAGGACAGCTTCCGTCGTGCGATTTCCATGCGTTCTACGGACTCGAATCTGCTGCACAACTATGGCTGGTTGCTTTGTCAGCAAAGAAAGTATGCAGAAGCAGATCAGCAGTTCGATAGAGCGTTGGCGAACCCTGCTTACGTAGCCAGAAGCAAAACCTTGATGGGCAAGGGGCTGTGCCAGTCGAGTTCTGGAAAGTTAGAGGATGCCGAGCAGTCCTTGCTCAAGTCATACCAACTGGATGCCGCTAATCCGGTGGTGAGTTATCACCTTGCTTCGCTGCTGTTTCGCCGCCAAGAACTGACGCGTGCGCAGTTTTACATTCGGCGATTGAACAACAGCGGCATGGCCAACTCCGAGTCCCTTTGGTTGGGAATTAAGGTCGAGAAGGCGCTGGGCGACAACGTAGCAATGCTTCAGTTGGCTGACCAACTGCGTAAGCGCTTTCCAGAGTCTGCTGAAATGGGTGCGTACCAGCGTGGAGCCTTCAATGAGTGA
- the rlmN gene encoding 23S rRNA (adenine(2503)-C(2))-methyltransferase RlmN, with protein sequence MTTNLLEFDLDALIAFCERLGEKRFRATQLFRWIHQRGASDFDAMSDLAKALREKLKGCAHIEALPVISEHVSADGTVKWLFDVGDGNAVESVFIPEDDRGTLCISSQAGCAVGCRFCSTGHQGFSRNLTSGEIVAQLWFAEHALRARLNTSDRVISNVVMMGMGEPLQNYSALVPALRVMLDDHGYGLSRRRVTVSTSGVVPMMDRLAQDCPVALAVSLHAPNDALRDNLVPLNRKYPIHELLDACQRYLEHAPRDFITFEYCMLDGVNDQAEHARQLIELVQPARGRGVRCKFNLIPFNPFPASGLMRSPQNQVLAFAKLLSDAGIVTTVRKTRGDDIDAACGQLAGDVKDRTRAAERMAKQRTIVLKPIA encoded by the coding sequence ATGACCACCAACCTCCTTGAATTTGACCTGGATGCGCTGATCGCTTTCTGTGAGCGATTGGGCGAAAAGCGTTTTCGCGCGACCCAGTTATTTCGTTGGATTCACCAGCGCGGGGCCAGCGATTTCGATGCCATGAGCGATTTGGCCAAGGCATTGAGAGAAAAGCTCAAAGGCTGCGCGCACATCGAAGCGTTACCCGTCATCAGTGAGCATGTGTCTGCGGATGGCACCGTCAAATGGCTTTTTGACGTGGGCGATGGAAACGCGGTGGAGTCGGTCTTTATCCCCGAGGATGATCGAGGCACCTTGTGCATTTCATCCCAGGCAGGTTGTGCCGTGGGGTGTCGCTTTTGCTCCACGGGTCACCAAGGTTTCAGTCGCAATCTCACTTCGGGTGAGATCGTTGCGCAACTGTGGTTTGCCGAGCATGCGCTGCGTGCCCGGTTGAATACCTCTGACCGGGTGATTTCCAATGTTGTGATGATGGGCATGGGTGAGCCCTTGCAGAACTACTCTGCGTTGGTTCCGGCTTTGCGCGTCATGCTGGACGACCATGGGTATGGGCTGTCCAGGCGGCGGGTGACGGTTTCTACATCAGGCGTTGTTCCGATGATGGATCGGTTGGCCCAAGACTGCCCTGTGGCGCTGGCGGTTTCGCTGCATGCCCCGAATGATGCCCTGCGTGACAACTTGGTCCCGCTCAATCGCAAATATCCCATCCATGAATTGCTGGATGCCTGTCAGCGTTATTTGGAGCATGCTCCACGTGATTTCATCACCTTCGAATATTGCATGCTGGATGGCGTCAATGACCAAGCTGAGCATGCACGGCAGTTGATTGAGCTGGTTCAACCCGCGCGTGGTCGCGGTGTTCGATGCAAGTTCAATCTGATTCCATTTAATCCATTTCCGGCATCGGGTTTGATGCGATCGCCGCAGAATCAGGTGCTCGCTTTTGCCAAATTGCTCAGCGATGCGGGTATTGTCACGACAGTTCGCAAAACGCGCGGTGATGATATCGATGCGGCTTGCGGGCAGTTGGCTGGAGATGTTAAGGACAGAACGCGCGCCGCAGAGCGCATGGCTAAACAACGCACCATTGTGCTGAAGCCGATAGCTTGA
- the ndk gene encoding nucleoside-diphosphate kinase: MAIERTLSIIKPDAVAKNVIGQIYARFEAAGLKVVAARMAHLSRLEAEQFYAVHKARPFFKDLVDFMISGPVMIQALEGENAILKNRELMGATDPKKADAGTIRADFADSIDANAVHGSDAPETAQVEVAFFFPGLNIYSR, encoded by the coding sequence ATGGCTATCGAACGCACTCTCTCCATCATCAAGCCTGACGCAGTGGCCAAGAACGTGATCGGCCAGATCTACGCCCGTTTTGAGGCTGCCGGCCTCAAGGTGGTGGCTGCCCGTATGGCCCACCTGTCGCGCCTGGAAGCCGAGCAGTTCTATGCTGTGCACAAGGCACGTCCTTTCTTCAAAGATCTGGTGGACTTCATGATTTCCGGTCCTGTGATGATCCAGGCTCTGGAAGGTGAAAACGCCATCCTGAAGAACCGCGAGCTGATGGGCGCTACCGATCCTAAGAAGGCTGACGCTGGCACGATCCGCGCTGACTTTGCAGACAGCATCGATGCCAACGCCGTGCACGGTTCTGATGCTCCTGAAACAGCGCAAGTGGAAGTTGCCTTCTTCTTCCCTGGCCTGAACATTTACTCCCGCTGA